The following are encoded in a window of uncultured Ilyobacter sp. genomic DNA:
- a CDS encoding DUF2325 domain-containing protein has protein sequence MIAIIGGVKGIEREYKNLMDEHNLRCRIYNKTCPSFEKKIKNCDACIMFTNTVSHKLSLSCTKICKKNNIKLIRAHSSSLNKLKESLCEICDGCL, from the coding sequence ATGATAGCAATTATAGGGGGAGTAAAGGGAATAGAGAGGGAATATAAAAATCTGATGGACGAGCATAATTTGAGATGTAGAATTTATAACAAAACCTGCCCGTCTTTTGAAAAGAAGATAAAAAACTGCGATGCCTGTATAATGTTTACAAATACTGTGAGTCATAAACTCTCTCTGTCGTGTACTAAAATATGCAAAAAAAATAATATAAAGCTTATAAGGGCCCACTCTAGCAGCCTGAACAAATTAAAAGAAAGTTTATGTGAGATCTGCGATGGATGTCTATAA
- a CDS encoding PrpF domain-containing protein yields MRKFPCTILRAGTSKGVFFNEKDMPKDREKWEEFLLDVMGSPDKKQIDGLGGANSLTSKVAIIKKSEREGFDVDYAFAQVSLTAKKIDMKGNCGNISSGVGPFAIDNGLVEAVEPTTKVRIFNTNTGKAIESEVKVSNGMYDPDGDTKIPGVPNTGSVGYLSFYAPEGSVTGKLLPTGNAVDTIETSVGAIDISIVDAANPLVFIKAEDVGLKGTELHYEFTQEKLDLLEEIRSIAAELCGFAKKEDATKNSPAVPKTTVISAPQDYKDEPGKLYKADEMDLVIRMMSMQKPHQALAITGAVCTCLAAATEGTLVSKIASPDENGKLRLGHPGGVMNAYSGKGDNGDVYVKVERTARRIMEGVVYTRGDYEI; encoded by the coding sequence ATGAGGAAGTTTCCATGTACTATTTTGAGGGCCGGTACGAGCAAGGGTGTTTTTTTCAATGAGAAAGATATGCCTAAGGATAGGGAAAAGTGGGAAGAGTTTCTTCTGGATGTTATGGGGAGTCCTGATAAAAAACAGATAGACGGACTAGGGGGAGCAAATTCTCTTACCAGTAAGGTAGCCATAATAAAAAAATCAGAAAGAGAAGGTTTTGATGTAGATTATGCATTTGCTCAGGTAAGTCTTACTGCCAAGAAGATAGATATGAAGGGCAACTGTGGAAACATCTCATCAGGTGTAGGTCCATTTGCAATAGACAACGGTTTAGTAGAAGCAGTAGAACCTACTACAAAGGTAAGGATTTTCAATACAAATACAGGGAAGGCCATAGAGTCAGAGGTAAAGGTCTCAAATGGTATGTATGATCCAGATGGAGATACAAAAATACCAGGTGTACCTAACACAGGCTCAGTTGGTTATCTATCATTCTATGCCCCAGAAGGGTCAGTAACAGGGAAGCTGCTTCCTACTGGAAATGCTGTGGATACAATAGAAACTTCGGTAGGTGCAATAGATATATCCATCGTAGATGCTGCAAATCCATTGGTATTTATAAAGGCAGAAGATGTTGGGCTTAAGGGTACGGAACTGCATTATGAGTTTACACAAGAAAAACTGGATCTTTTGGAAGAGATAAGATCTATAGCTGCTGAGTTATGCGGTTTTGCAAAGAAAGAGGATGCGACAAAAAATTCACCTGCAGTGCCTAAAACAACGGTTATATCAGCTCCTCAGGATTATAAAGATGAACCTGGAAAGCTGTACAAGGCAGATGAAATGGACCTCGTAATCAGAATGATGTCTATGCAGAAGCCACACCAGGCACTGGCTATAACAGGGGCGGTATGTACCTGCCTGGCTGCAGCAACAGAGGGGACACTGGTCTCTAAGATAGCTAGTCCAGATGAAAACGGAAAACTGAGATTGGGACATCCTGGAGGAGTAATGAATGCATACTCAGGAAAAGGTGATAACGGAGATGTCTATGTAAAAGTGGAAAGAACGGCAAGACGTATCATGGAAGGTGTTGTTTATACAAGGGGAGATTACGAAATTTAG
- a CDS encoding 4Fe-4S binding protein, with translation MYVIDKEACIACGACEGTCPVSAISAVDGKYEISDACIDCGACAGVCPVECITAQ, from the coding sequence ATGTACGTAATTGATAAAGAAGCTTGTATTGCATGTGGAGCATGTGAAGGAACTTGTCCGGTATCGGCAATTTCTGCTGTAGACGGTAAATATGAAATTTCAGATGCATGTATCGACTGTGGAGCATGTGCTGGAGTTTGTCCTGTAGAGTGTATTACAGCTCAATAA
- a CDS encoding tripartite tricarboxylate transporter TctB family protein, with amino-acid sequence MGEIIFHVFLIAVMGIFYKESLSINTARMTDPIGPAGFPRVIMILAMILLVISLINTLKHYKENKPTEKEKIKELDPGFLALLGVIVFFVLTVNFTGFWFGAVIIISSVMWILNQREIKKLVLVTLVASLVFTFVFGKILSIPLPRGIAVFETLSYFIY; translated from the coding sequence ATGGGTGAAATAATTTTTCACGTTTTCTTAATAGCTGTGATGGGTATTTTTTATAAAGAGTCACTAAGCATAAATACAGCACGTATGACTGATCCGATAGGACCGGCAGGATTCCCTAGAGTAATAATGATCTTAGCTATGATACTACTTGTAATATCTCTTATAAACACTCTCAAACATTATAAGGAAAATAAACCTACAGAAAAAGAGAAGATAAAAGAGCTAGACCCTGGATTCTTAGCTTTACTAGGAGTAATTGTTTTCTTTGTTCTAACAGTTAATTTTACAGGGTTTTGGTTCGGAGCGGTTATTATAATATCATCAGTTATGTGGATTCTTAATCAGAGAGAGATAAAAAAGCTGGTTTTAGTAACACTGGTTGCCTCACTTGTATTTACTTTCGTTTTCGGAAAGATACTGAGTATACCACTGCCTAGAGGAATCGCTGTATTTGAAACGCTAAGTTATTTCATATATTAG
- a CDS encoding FeoA family protein yields the protein MSHPVTCGQLNKKFVIKSINGNDKTKARLIERGFCIGENLCILKDTDENLIIEINKSRYVVNFGLASKIIVDEA from the coding sequence ATGTCACATCCAGTAACTTGTGGACAACTGAACAAGAAATTTGTCATAAAAAGTATCAACGGAAATGATAAAACCAAGGCGAGGTTAATAGAGAGAGGTTTTTGTATAGGTGAGAATCTCTGCATACTTAAGGATACTGATGAAAATCTAATTATAGAGATAAATAAAAGCAGATATGTGGTCAATTTTGGACTGGCAAGTAAAATAATAGTAGATGAAGCATAA
- a CDS encoding biotin/lipoyl-containing protein: MKTFKVVVNGNEYEVGVEEVGAGTATPRAAATPKPAAQAPTPKSAPAAPKPVTTAAGAGAGVNTITAPMPGTIINVGCHAGSKVSKGDILVVLEAMKMENEIMAPHDGTVTEVRVQQGASVNAGDILVVLS, encoded by the coding sequence ATGAAAACTTTTAAAGTTGTTGTTAATGGTAACGAATATGAGGTAGGAGTAGAAGAGGTAGGAGCAGGAACAGCAACACCAAGAGCAGCTGCAACACCAAAGCCAGCAGCACAGGCTCCAACACCAAAGTCAGCACCAGCAGCACCAAAACCAGTAACTACTGCAGCAGGGGCAGGAGCAGGAGTAAACACAATAACTGCACCTATGCCTGGTACAATAATTAATGTAGGATGTCACGCAGGATCAAAAGTTTCTAAAGGTGATATCTTAGTGGTGCTAGAAGCGATGAAAATGGAAAATGAAATTATGGCTCCTCATGACGGAACAGTTACTGAAGTCAGAGTACAGCAGGGCGCTTCAGTTAATGCAGGAGATATACTAGTAGTATTATCTTAA
- a CDS encoding DUF2023 family protein — protein MEVFVHHIYEYEKGLRNLVLHTAEKDNLKIIMSKLKNRKINYEIYEIEGDRINIFFGAWECVEVIRSIGKESLRDYTSEEDFILGIMLGYDRRKQCERYLDFKQRNKKTA, from the coding sequence ATGGAGGTATTTGTACATCATATATATGAGTATGAGAAGGGATTGAGAAATCTAGTGCTTCATACTGCAGAAAAGGACAATCTTAAAATTATAATGAGTAAGCTGAAAAATAGAAAAATAAATTATGAAATTTATGAAATAGAGGGTGATAGAATAAACATATTCTTCGGAGCATGGGAGTGTGTAGAGGTAATAAGAAGTATAGGTAAGGAGTCTTTAAGAGATTACACTTCTGAAGAAGATTTTATACTTGGAATCATGCTAGGGTATGACAGGAGAAAGCAGTGTGAAAGATATCTAGATTTTAAACAAAGGAATAAGAAAACTGCATGA
- a CDS encoding OadG family transporter subunit, which produces MNITELMGLFSNPETIKTLNMGDKMMGVGVTVILGMGITVTALIFIQFLIGMMTTLLAEKPKPVVAAETSQVAPMKPDVNDPELMAAISAAVAAKMGISQKSIVKTVVEKR; this is translated from the coding sequence ATGAATATTACAGAACTTATGGGATTGTTTTCTAACCCAGAGACTATAAAAACTCTGAATATGGGAGATAAGATGATGGGTGTAGGTGTGACTGTAATCCTTGGTATGGGTATCACAGTTACAGCACTTATATTTATACAATTTCTTATAGGAATGATGACGACTCTTCTAGCTGAAAAACCAAAACCAGTAGTGGCTGCTGAAACGTCGCAGGTAGCTCCAATGAAACCTGATGTCAACGATCCAGAACTTATGGCGGCTATATCTGCTGCAGTTGCTGCAAAGATGGGGATCTCACAAAAGAGTATTGTGAAAACAGTTGTTGAGAAAAGATAG
- a CDS encoding sodium ion-translocating decarboxylase subunit beta gives MNIGSILMMVIACIFMYLAIVKGFEPLLLVPISFGMLLTNLPFAGMMAEPLMEVKEHLTASGAVQYVVHTAEPGGLLYYLFQGDHLGIFPPLIFMGVGAMTDFGPLIANPKSLLLGAAAQFGIFVTFLGAIASGLFTAQEAASIGIIGGADGPTAIFLSSKLAPHLMGPIAVAAYSYMALVPIIQPPIMKALTNEKERMIKMSQMRMVTKKEKIIFPIVVTIIVSLIVPPAATLIGMLMLGNLFRESGVVGRLEDTAKNALINIITIFLGVTVGATATAEAFLKVETLAILALGVVAFGIGTGSGVVLAKVMNKFLRIPINPLIGSAGVSAVPMAARVSQVVGQKADPSNFLLMHAMGPNVAGVIGSAVSAGVLLSLFG, from the coding sequence ATGAATATAGGTTCCATCTTAATGATGGTAATTGCCTGTATTTTCATGTACCTTGCTATAGTAAAAGGATTTGAACCTCTATTGCTGGTTCCTATTTCTTTTGGAATGCTTCTTACCAACCTTCCATTTGCCGGAATGATGGCAGAGCCTTTGATGGAAGTGAAAGAGCACCTTACAGCTTCAGGAGCTGTGCAGTATGTAGTCCATACTGCAGAGCCTGGAGGACTACTTTACTACCTATTCCAAGGTGACCATTTAGGTATATTCCCTCCATTGATCTTCATGGGTGTAGGGGCAATGACAGACTTCGGTCCGTTAATTGCAAATCCTAAATCACTTCTCCTTGGAGCAGCGGCTCAATTTGGAATCTTCGTTACTTTTCTAGGAGCTATAGCGTCTGGACTATTTACAGCTCAGGAAGCAGCTTCAATCGGGATCATCGGAGGAGCAGACGGACCGACTGCAATCTTCCTTTCTTCAAAACTGGCTCCGCATCTAATGGGACCAATAGCTGTAGCAGCTTACTCGTATATGGCCCTTGTACCGATCATTCAGCCGCCTATCATGAAAGCTCTTACAAATGAAAAAGAAAGAATGATAAAGATGTCACAAATGAGAATGGTAACTAAAAAAGAGAAGATAATCTTCCCTATCGTAGTTACTATCATAGTATCTCTAATAGTACCACCAGCAGCAACTCTAATCGGTATGTTAATGCTTGGAAATCTATTCAGAGAAAGTGGAGTAGTAGGAAGACTAGAAGATACAGCTAAGAATGCACTTATTAATATCATCACAATCTTCCTAGGAGTAACAGTCGGAGCTACTGCAACAGCTGAAGCCTTCCTAAAAGTAGAGACACTTGCCATCCTAGCACTAGGAGTAGTAGCTTTTGGAATAGGAACAGGATCAGGAGTAGTTCTCGCTAAGGTGATGAACAAATTCCTAAGAATTCCAATCAATCCATTGATCGGATCTGCAGGAGTATCTGCGGTACCAATGGCAGCAAGGGTATCACAGGTAGTAGGACAGAAAGCTGACCCGTCTAACTTCCTGCTTATGCATGCAATGGGACCAAACGTTGCAGGAGTAATAGGATCTGCAGTATCTGCAGGTGTACTACTTTCACTGTTTGGATAA
- the feoB gene encoding ferrous iron transport protein B: MIKIAFAGNPNVGKSALINSMAGSKLKVGNWPGVTVEKKEAEFEFEGIKIRMIDLPGVYSLSPYTIEEKITRDYILNENPDVVINVVDSTNLERNLYLTMLLKELGKPMIMALNFLDEFESLNYKLDLKKFQAHLEMEAIHTSAIKNKGIKELLEKSLLVAEKHKEQHHIKYELRFDNTIENEIQNIRCKIKENEKFIPVLKKYAEDFICIKLLEQDSYFAEILKNEYGIESDSVSKENVDRIEDKFDEDAETVIAEGRYGALKGILAQTFTTSLKSRLDFTDKVDKILLNKYLGLPIFFFIISGIMGVVFNGSGPFIDWVDGFIGGYIGKYVAIAVEGTPDWLYSLVTEGIIGGVGGVLVFVPLMLFLYFFLALLEESGYMSRVAFLMDKIMRRLGLNGKAFVPMVLGFGCTVPAIYATRTLEDEPSRRLTALMAPFMSCGARLPVYGLFTAAFFGARAGMIVMSLYVMGIVVAVLTGMFFKNNKRFKAEDKALLLELPPYRVPSFKMIWSSTMTRTGSYLKKATTVILGILILLWALIYFPNNGDASNSYMAKFGKVIAPIMKPTGFGNRWEAVAAIAPSIAAKEVVVGFMAQVLPQEGKMKSSALEGETQVEEVPTTFAEDTMEQLKGFAVASKESVISMISFDVASLFTPPSSDEVEEEGTGVVGATARLWEGDPLGPLRAYSFMVFILLVVPCVVTLAAIKQEFGQKFMWFTIMVMLIVPYIASTAIFQIGRLFI, encoded by the coding sequence ATGATAAAAATAGCCTTTGCAGGAAATCCCAACGTAGGAAAATCAGCCCTCATAAATTCTATGGCAGGTTCAAAACTAAAAGTGGGAAACTGGCCAGGTGTTACGGTTGAGAAGAAGGAAGCTGAATTTGAGTTTGAGGGAATAAAAATAAGGATGATAGATCTTCCAGGAGTATACAGCCTAAGCCCTTATACTATAGAAGAAAAAATCACTAGAGACTATATACTAAATGAAAATCCAGACGTGGTAATAAATGTTGTAGATTCTACTAACCTTGAGAGAAATCTGTATCTCACGATGCTACTGAAGGAACTTGGAAAGCCCATGATAATGGCTCTGAATTTTTTAGATGAATTCGAAAGTCTTAACTATAAATTGGACCTCAAAAAATTTCAAGCTCATCTGGAAATGGAAGCGATACACACAAGTGCCATAAAAAATAAAGGTATAAAAGAGCTATTGGAAAAATCTCTGCTGGTGGCTGAAAAACACAAGGAACAACATCACATTAAATATGAGCTTAGGTTTGACAATACAATAGAGAATGAAATTCAAAATATAAGGTGTAAGATAAAAGAAAATGAAAAATTTATCCCAGTATTAAAAAAATATGCAGAAGATTTCATATGTATCAAATTATTGGAGCAGGATTCCTATTTTGCAGAGATCCTAAAAAATGAATATGGTATAGAGAGTGACTCAGTATCAAAAGAAAATGTAGACAGAATAGAGGATAAGTTTGATGAAGATGCAGAAACAGTAATTGCAGAAGGAAGATATGGGGCACTTAAGGGTATTCTCGCCCAGACATTCACAACTTCGTTGAAATCAAGGCTTGATTTTACAGACAAAGTTGATAAAATACTTCTCAATAAATATTTGGGGCTTCCCATATTTTTCTTTATAATATCTGGGATAATGGGTGTTGTATTCAACGGAAGCGGACCTTTTATAGACTGGGTAGACGGATTTATAGGTGGTTACATAGGAAAATATGTGGCTATTGCAGTAGAAGGCACCCCTGACTGGCTGTACTCTCTTGTAACAGAGGGAATAATAGGCGGAGTAGGAGGAGTTCTTGTATTTGTTCCTTTAATGCTTTTCCTGTATTTCTTCCTGGCTTTATTAGAGGAAAGCGGATATATGTCAAGAGTGGCTTTTCTTATGGATAAGATAATGAGAAGGCTTGGACTAAATGGAAAAGCTTTTGTACCTATGGTATTAGGTTTCGGGTGTACAGTTCCAGCCATCTATGCCACAAGGACACTAGAGGATGAACCATCTAGAAGACTGACTGCCCTAATGGCACCTTTTATGTCCTGCGGAGCAAGGCTTCCGGTTTATGGCCTTTTTACAGCGGCATTCTTTGGAGCCCGTGCAGGGATGATAGTAATGAGTCTTTATGTAATGGGAATAGTGGTAGCAGTACTTACAGGTATGTTTTTTAAAAATAATAAGAGATTTAAGGCAGAGGATAAGGCACTTCTTCTAGAGCTGCCTCCTTATAGGGTTCCTAGCTTCAAGATGATATGGAGTTCGACCATGACAAGAACGGGATCTTATCTGAAAAAGGCTACCACTGTGATATTGGGTATACTTATACTTCTTTGGGCTCTTATTTATTTTCCAAATAACGGAGATGCCTCAAATTCTTATATGGCAAAATTTGGGAAAGTAATAGCCCCTATAATGAAGCCAACTGGATTTGGTAACAGATGGGAAGCTGTAGCAGCTATAGCCCCTAGTATTGCAGCTAAAGAAGTTGTTGTAGGATTCATGGCACAGGTACTTCCACAGGAAGGGAAGATGAAAAGCTCAGCTTTAGAAGGAGAGACCCAAGTCGAAGAGGTACCTACAACATTTGCAGAAGATACAATGGAGCAACTGAAAGGATTTGCAGTAGCATCAAAGGAATCTGTAATTTCCATGATTAGCTTTGATGTAGCCAGCCTTTTCACACCTCCTAGTTCAGACGAGGTGGAAGAAGAAGGGACAGGGGTAGTAGGAGCCACTGCAAGATTATGGGAAGGAGATCCATTAGGACCTCTTAGAGCATATTCATTCATGGTGTTTATACTCCTTGTTGTACCTTGTGTAGTTACTTTAGCGGCAATAAAGCAGGAGTTTGGCCAGAAATTCATGTGGTTTACCATTATGGTTATGCTAATTGTACCTTATATCGCATCAACAGCCATTTTCCAGATAGGAAGATTATTTATTTAA
- a CDS encoding tripartite tricarboxylate transporter substrate binding protein: MLSLVGCGEKQGKPSESAADYPSKPIEMIIPFGEGGASDVFARKFAELMAKDMPQPIQPVNKKGSSGLVGMVYAAQKPADGYTLFEVTPSMIIADVLGVSKEVNFMQDFEPLARIQSDIYVLCLPENSRFNSFEELVKYGQSNPVTFAGVSPGGLDDLTLNALADATGVDVRFIPYRSGSEVKAAVLGGEVDIYLDKIVSAVNYIKDGKVKPVVVLNEERVTQIEEFKDVPTTVELGYDVTIGSWRGFVVKKGTPQEVKDYLIGKMKAAYDTKEYQDFAALNLVDIRPGYLDAEGFYKQWEKEYTKFDAVAKKVGLK; this comes from the coding sequence GTGTTGTCTCTAGTAGGATGTGGTGAAAAGCAAGGAAAGCCATCTGAAAGTGCTGCTGACTATCCATCAAAACCTATTGAAATGATTATACCTTTTGGAGAGGGTGGGGCCAGTGACGTTTTCGCAAGAAAATTTGCTGAATTAATGGCCAAAGATATGCCACAACCAATTCAACCTGTAAACAAAAAAGGAAGTAGCGGACTTGTGGGAATGGTATATGCAGCTCAAAAACCAGCTGACGGATACACACTTTTTGAAGTAACTCCATCTATGATAATCGCTGATGTTCTTGGAGTAAGCAAAGAAGTTAACTTCATGCAAGATTTTGAACCATTAGCAAGGATTCAGTCAGACATCTATGTATTATGTCTACCTGAGAACAGCAGATTTAACTCTTTTGAGGAATTAGTTAAGTACGGACAAAGTAATCCAGTTACTTTTGCAGGGGTAAGCCCAGGTGGTCTTGATGACCTTACACTTAACGCTCTTGCAGATGCTACAGGTGTAGATGTTAGATTCATACCTTACAGATCTGGATCAGAGGTAAAGGCGGCAGTACTTGGTGGAGAGGTTGACATCTACTTAGACAAAATAGTTTCTGCTGTTAACTACATAAAAGACGGTAAAGTTAAGCCGGTTGTTGTGCTTAATGAAGAAAGAGTTACTCAGATAGAGGAGTTTAAAGATGTACCGACTACAGTTGAATTAGGTTATGATGTAACAATAGGTTCTTGGAGAGGTTTTGTTGTTAAGAAGGGAACTCCTCAAGAAGTTAAAGATTACCTAATTGGAAAAATGAAAGCTGCTTATGATACAAAAGAGTATCAAGACTTCGCTGCTCTAAACCTAGTTGACATAAGACCTGGATACTTAGATGCTGAAGGCTTCTACAAGCAGTGGGAAAAAGAGTATACAAAGTTTGATGCTGTTGCAAAAAAAGTTGGATTGAAATAA
- a CDS encoding FeoA domain-containing protein, giving the protein MKLTELKRGEKAKIIKIGKIGDLKKRLVDMGVTSGETIKLERDAPLGDPQQYVIKGTGIAIRKEDAQNIEVEK; this is encoded by the coding sequence ATGAAACTTACTGAACTGAAAAGAGGGGAAAAAGCAAAGATTATCAAAATAGGTAAAATAGGAGATCTGAAGAAAAGACTTGTTGATATGGGAGTCACATCTGGAGAGACCATAAAACTAGAAAGAGACGCACCTCTCGGGGACCCACAACAGTATGTAATCAAGGGTACAGGGATAGCTATAAGAAAAGAAGATGCACAGAACATAGAGGTAGAAAAATAA
- a CDS encoding FeoB-associated Cys-rich membrane protein: protein MKTIIVIGIVVVIAFFSLRSVIKMLKGESGCGCSKDSNCAMKDHCSSKNKNKK, encoded by the coding sequence ATGAAAACAATTATAGTTATAGGGATAGTTGTAGTGATTGCATTTTTTTCCCTTAGAAGTGTGATAAAAATGCTGAAGGGCGAAAGTGGGTGCGGCTGCTCTAAAGATAGCAACTGTGCAATGAAAGATCACTGCTCTAGTAAAAATAAGAATAAAAAATAG
- a CDS encoding tripartite tricarboxylate transporter permease, with translation MDISLLIQALKIMFMPTNFLLVLAGMTLGVFFGALPGISSSMGIVLMIPFTYYMGIYPSVMLLVALYAGSAYGGSITAILFNTPGTAESVATTFDGYPMAQQGKAGKALGLAMSGSAIGGIFSVLVMLLLAPLLSKIALKIQSAEYFALTLLGIACISSVGSKNLSKALITGLLGILIAMMGMDPMTGVSRLTFGEINFLNGVEYIPIMIGSFAMAEIFKQVINRKTKEETLDMGKDVSLESIKLKDLLVYKVTIIKSAIIGTCVGILPGTGGSIASIVSYGEAARSSKNKEMFGKGAEEGVLAPETANNAAGGGAMIPTLVLGIPGSPTTAIILAALVLQGLQPGPQLMTEQPLLLYCVFFSMLVASIVVFFSGRYAVKAFAAILKLPYGMIAPMIVMFSVIGSYAISNDMFQIWVMLTFGIFGYFMKKYKFSAASLILGIVLGNMMEETFRRQLLLTNGSYASFFQRPIALIIFIAVATLLLFPIVSGMIEKKKAAAVV, from the coding sequence ATGGATATTTCTTTATTGATTCAAGCATTAAAAATAATGTTTATGCCGACAAACTTTCTATTAGTTTTAGCCGGTATGACACTGGGAGTATTTTTCGGAGCTCTGCCTGGAATCAGTTCATCTATGGGTATAGTTTTAATGATACCTTTTACTTACTATATGGGAATCTACCCTTCTGTAATGTTACTTGTAGCCTTGTATGCAGGATCAGCTTACGGGGGTTCTATAACGGCGATACTGTTTAATACTCCAGGAACGGCAGAATCAGTTGCTACTACTTTTGACGGATATCCAATGGCTCAGCAAGGTAAAGCGGGTAAGGCGCTAGGACTTGCCATGTCAGGATCTGCCATCGGAGGAATATTTTCAGTATTAGTTATGCTTTTATTAGCACCGCTACTGTCTAAGATAGCACTAAAAATTCAAAGTGCTGAGTACTTTGCACTGACACTACTCGGTATCGCGTGTATATCGTCAGTTGGTTCTAAAAACCTTTCTAAGGCACTTATAACAGGACTTCTTGGAATACTCATAGCAATGATGGGAATGGATCCTATGACTGGAGTATCAAGACTTACATTCGGTGAAATCAACTTCCTAAATGGTGTGGAATATATACCAATCATGATCGGATCTTTCGCAATGGCTGAAATCTTTAAACAGGTTATCAACAGAAAAACAAAAGAAGAGACGCTAGACATGGGGAAAGATGTATCGCTAGAAAGTATAAAATTAAAAGACCTTTTAGTATACAAGGTTACAATAATTAAATCTGCTATAATCGGTACTTGTGTAGGAATACTACCTGGTACAGGAGGATCTATAGCGTCGATAGTCAGTTATGGTGAAGCTGCACGTTCTAGTAAGAATAAAGAGATGTTTGGTAAGGGAGCTGAAGAGGGAGTACTAGCACCGGAAACTGCAAACAATGCTGCTGGTGGAGGTGCTATGATACCTACTCTAGTTCTAGGTATACCTGGATCTCCAACTACTGCAATCATCCTTGCAGCACTTGTACTACAAGGGCTGCAGCCTGGACCTCAGCTTATGACTGAGCAGCCATTACTTTTATACTGTGTATTCTTCTCTATGCTTGTGGCAAGTATAGTTGTATTCTTCTCTGGAAGGTATGCAGTAAAAGCTTTTGCGGCTATATTGAAGCTTCCATACGGAATGATAGCTCCTATGATAGTTATGTTCTCAGTTATCGGGTCATATGCAATTTCAAATGATATGTTCCAAATCTGGGTAATGCTTACATTCGGTATTTTCGGATATTTTATGAAAAAATACAAGTTCTCTGCAGCTTCTCTCATACTTGGTATCGTACTTGGTAACATGATGGAAGAAACTTTCAGAAGACAGTTACTATTAACAAACGGAAGCTATGCATCATTCTTCCAGAGACCGATAGCTCTTATAATTTTCATAGCTGTAGCGACTTTACTTCTATTCCCAATTGTTAGTGGAATGATAGAGAAGAAAAAAGCAGCAGCAGTAGTTTAG
- a CDS encoding cyclic nucleotide-binding domain-containing protein yields the protein MCEKQLEDKIIELLPKTSLFGGVDLKEIHFFVENLVEKRYKAGEIILKEGDSPGDSYLLLEGEVKLTVRDRRIDKFGPGTVFGIDSTIGIQKQITTATAETDIILALIPKMSLYTLSKKNPELFSKLILNVARDLARALKGMERIIEDYVLLEEKHLL from the coding sequence ATGTGTGAAAAACAACTTGAAGACAAGATCATAGAACTTTTACCGAAGACATCTCTTTTTGGGGGAGTGGACCTAAAAGAGATTCATTTTTTTGTAGAAAATCTTGTGGAGAAGAGATACAAGGCCGGTGAAATCATATTAAAAGAGGGAGATTCACCTGGGGATTCTTATCTTTTGTTAGAGGGAGAGGTAAAACTGACAGTCAGGGATAGACGAATAGATAAATTTGGTCCTGGGACAGTTTTTGGAATAGATTCTACAATAGGAATCCAAAAGCAGATTACAACTGCCACTGCAGAGACGGATATTATTTTGGCGCTCATTCCAAAGATGAGCCTCTATACCCTATCGAAGAAAAATCCTGAGTTGTTTAGCAAGCTTATCCTAAATGTAGCCAGAGACCTGGCAAGGGCTCTAAAGGGGATGGAACGGATAATAGAAGATTATGTACTTTTAGAAGAAAAACATCTCCTTTGA
- a CDS encoding 4Fe-4S binding protein, translating into MYVIDKEACIACGACEGTCPVSAISATADGKYDISDACVDCGACAGACPVDAITG; encoded by the coding sequence ATGTACGTAATCGATAAAGAAGCTTGTATCGCATGTGGAGCATGTGAAGGGACTTGTCCAGTATCAGCAATTTCTGCTACTGCAGACGGTAAATACGATATTTCTGATGCTTGTGTAGACTGTGGAGCATGTGCTGGAGCATGTCCTGTAGACGCAATCACTGGATAA